The bacterium genomic sequence ATCTGATGGCGACCACCCCGACCGCCGTGCTCGCGCGCTACACTGCCACGGCATCGCTCGACGGCGTACCCGCGCCGGTCGTTCAGAGAGTGAAAGAACTGATTCTGGACCATCTGGGGTGCGCGCTCGGGGGGAGCCGCACACCGCTGGCGCGCGCCGCGGCGGACGTGGCCGGCGGTGGCGGCGGCGCGACGGTCGTCGGCACCTCGATCAAGGCGGCGCCGGGCCCGGCCGCGTTCGCGAACGCCATGGCCGCGAACGCGTTGGACTACGACGACACCGGACCGACCGGCCATCCCGGCGCGACGATTATCCCAGCGGCGCTCGCGCTGGCGGAGACGCGGCGCTTACGCGGCGACGCGTTCATGCTCGCGGTGCTGGTCGGATATGAGGTGTGGGCGCACATCAGGGGCGCGATCCAGCCCAGCTGGGAGCGCCGGGTTCTGGTCTACGGCAACGGGGTGACGCAGACATTCGGGGCGGCCGCCGCGTCCGCGCGGCTGCTCGGCCTCGACGTCGAGCGCACGCTGTGCGCCTTCGGGCTCGCCGGCGCCTTCGCCCCGCTGCCGCACGACGGGAAGGTCGGGTGGGACGAAGATCGGGTGTCATGGGTCAAGGACAATGTGGCGTGGCCGGCCGAGGGCGGCCTCCGCGCCGCGCTGCTGGCCGAGCGCGGGTTTGGGGCGACGCGCGAAATTCTCGACGGCGAGCGCGGTCTCTGGATCATGGCCGGGTCCGACCGCTGCGACTTCGACCGGATGATACGCGGGGTGGGCACGGAGTTCGACCTGCTCGGCGTCTCGTCGAAACCGTACCCGTGCTGCCGGTGGCTGCACTCGACCGTGGATGCGCTGCGGCAGGTGATGACCGCGCACCACATGGAGCCGCGCGAGGTCCGCCGGGTCACGGTCCGGTCGATGGCGCCGCTCGTCGACTGGTTTCAAATCCGCCGGCCGGCGACCATGGTCGACGCCGAGTTCAGCGTCCCGCATGCCGTCGCGATGACGCTGCTCGGGCGGCCGCGGCCCGACTGGTGGCTCGAGGCGAACCGCACGGACCCCGCAGTGCTGGCGCTGATCGACCGCGTCGCGGTCGAACTGGATGAAACGGCGCAGGCGGAGTACGCGCAGAACCGCAACTCCGCCCGGATTCCGTCCACCGTGGCCGTCGAGACCGCCCGGGGCACATTCGAGCACTCCCGCAAACTGTGCCACGGAGGGCCGGACGATCCAATGACGTGGCAGGAGATCGAAGAGAAATTCCGCGAGCTGGCCGAGCCGGTCATCGGCGGCCGGCGCGCGGCCGCGGTGTTGCAGATGGTCACTGAACTCGAGGCCGTCGGCTCGCTGGAAGAGCTCACCGGAGCGCTTTCCCGAGCCTGACCGAGCCGTCGAGCCGCGCTGAACCCGCGCCGCCGCCGGCATCTTCAAGGAGAAGCGCGCCGAACCGGAGAAACAGCGGCCACCTCGACGGCCGTCGCCCAGCGCACGGCCGTTCCGGTCTCGCACTCGCTCCGATCACGGAAAGGGGGAAGGGTATTGGCGAAGCAGTTCATCCGTTCATTCGAAGGCGCCAAGCTGCCGTACCGCCACCACGCCAACGGCATGTTCTCGATGGCCATCCGCACGAAGGGCGACTTCATCTTCTTCCGCGGGCAAACGGGCTACGACATCGAGGGCAACTTTGTGGGCGAAGGCGACGCCGGCGCGCAGGCGGAGCAGGCCTGCAAGAATATCAAGCAGCTCGCGGAGGAAGCGGGCGGCAGCATCAAGGACGTCTGCAAGCTGACCGTGTACGTGACCGACGTAAAGTACCGCAAGGCGGTCTACGCGATGATCGACAAGTACTTCGAAGGCGTCAAGCACTGCAGCACCGGGGTGGTCTGCAGCGGCCTCGCGCTGCCGCACCTGTTCGTCGAGATTGACGCGTTCGCCGTCATCGATCGCTAACTCGGGGGTGCTCGAGATGGATCGAAAAACAGGCATGCTGAGCCGGAGACGCCTCCTGCAATACGGCGCCGCGACCGCCGCGGCGGCGGCGCTCCAGCCGGTCACGCTCGCGGGATCCGGGGCGGCCTCGGCCGCTCCAAAGCGCGGCGGCACGTTGAAGATCGCCTGGGCAAGCTCGCCGCTCTCCATCGACCCGGCCTACGCGGTATCCGGCGACGAGTACATGATCACCGCGGCCATTTACGACAACCTCACCCGCGTCGACGAGAAGTTCGTGGTGCACCCGCAGCTGGCGAGCGGCTGGAGTTCGAACGCGCATGGCGACGTGTGGACGTTCAATCTCCGGCGGGGTGTCAAATTCCACCACGGGCGCGAGCTCAACGCGCGCGACGTCGTCTTCACCTTCGAGCGCATTCTCGATCCCAAGAACGGCTCGCCGGCGCGCACCTCGGTGGGCCCCATCGACAAAATCGAGGCCGCCGACGACTACACCGTCCGCTTCCGGCTCTCGATCCCCTACGCGGATCTGCCGATCTCCCTCGGCACGACGTACGCGCGGATCCTGCCAGCCGACCGGGCCGCGCTGATCAAGACCGCGCCGTCCGGCACCGGCCCCTTCCGCCTCGCCGAGTTCCGGCCGGGGGCCTATACCCGAATGGTGCGGTTCCAGAACTACTGGGATCCCGGCCGCCCATACCTCGACGAGTTGTGGGAGGTCAACATGCCGGCCATGGCCGCTCAGGTCGCGGCGTTGACCGGCGGCTCGGTCCACGCGATGTTCGAGGTGCCGGCGTCGTACATGCCGGCCCTCCAAACGCCGGGCGTGTCGGTGGTCTCGGTGAAAAGCCCGGGGTTCCAGCCGCTGACCATGAACAACGCGGAGAAGCCGTTCAACGACGTGCGCGTGCGGCAGGCGCTGAAGTACCTCGTGGACCGCGACGCCCTGATCAAGGCCGTCTGGCAGGGGCACGCGAGCACGGGCGAAGACCATTCGGTCCCAAGCTTCAGCCCGTACTACGCGGCCACGACGCCCACCCACACCTACGACGTCGCCAAGGCGAAGTCGCTGCTGGCCGAAGCCGGGTATGGCTCCGGGCTCAACATTGAACTGTGGACGTCGAACGAACGGGTCGGGCTGCAGGAACTGGCCGTGGCCTACCAGCAGATGGCCGCGCCCGCCGGGGTGAAGATCGACGTCAAGAATGTGCCGTGGTCCGTCCACGTCGCGACCGTCTACAAGAAGAAGCCGTTTTACGCCAACAACTGGTTCGGACGCGCGAGCATCGACGAGACGCTGTACCCCTACTTCCGGACCGGCGGCGGCTTCAACGACGCGTACAGCAACAAGGACGTCGACACGCTGCTCGACACGGGCCGGGCGACGACCGATTTCAAGAAGCGGAAAGAGTTCTACGCGCGCGCGGAGCAGGTCATCCACGTCGACGGTCCGTGGGTCGTCCCGTACTTCACGATGTACACGGCCGCGATGCGCAGCAACGTGAAGGGCGTCGCGGTGCATCCGCTCCGGTGGTGGGACTTCCGGGAGGCCTACTTCGAAGGCTGATCCCCGCCGCCTGCAGTGCGCAGCCTGGGGTTCATCGCCCGCCGCTTGGGCGCGCTGGCCGTGGTGCTGGCGGTCGTCTCGGTGCTCGTGTTTGCCGTCGTGCAGCTCCTGCCCGGCGACGTCGCGACGGAAATCCTCGGCACCTCGGCCACGCCGGAAGATCTCGCGGCCCTCCGGCTGAAACTGGGACTGACGCGCCCCGCGCCGGTCCGGTACGCGGAGTGGATCGGCGGCGTGGTGCGGGGCGATTGGGGGCAGTCCCTGCTCTACCAGATGCCGGTGCGGCCGCTCGTCCTCGAAGGGCTGGGACGGTCCGCGGTGCTCGCGGGGCTCGCGCTCCTCATCGCCGTGCCGCTCTCGATCGGGCTGGGGGTCGTCGCGGCCCTGCGGCGCGACCGACCGCTCGACCACGCAATCAGCACGCTCACGCTGATCGCGCTGTCGCTGCCGGAGTTCGTCTGGGGCACGCTGCTGATTCTGCTGCTGGCCTACCGCTTCCGGATCTTCCCGCCGTCGAGCATGGTCGACCCGCAGGCCTCGCTGGCGTCTCAGGCCGCGCGCTTCGTGCTGCCGGTGCTGACGCTGATCCTCGCGCTGCTGGCGCAGATGACCCGCATGACGCGCGCCAGCATGATCGACGCGATCCGGCAGCCGTTCACGGAGGCCGCGCGCCTCCGAGGGCTGCGGCCGCGCCGTGTCGTGGCGCACGCGCTGCGCAACGCCCTCCTCCCCACCGTCGGGATCGTCGCCCTCAACGTCGGCTTCCTGCTCGGCGGCATCGTGATCGTCGAGACGATCTTCTCGTATCCGGGACTCGGCCGGCTGCTCGTCGACAGCGTGAACCACCGCGATGTGCCCATGCTGCAGATGGCCACGCTCGTCGTCGCCAGCGCCTACGGGCTCGCCAACCTGGGGGCCGACATCGTGTACGCGTACTTGGACCCGCGGATCCGGTACTGAGCCGTGGCCGAGCTCCTGCCTCCCGCCGCGAGCCCCCTGCCGGTCGGTCCCGCGGCCGCGGCGCGCCGGTGGATGGCGCTGCGCCGTGCCGCCGGTGCCCTTCGCGGGTCGAAGGCCGCGACGGTCGGGGCGGCGATCCTGGCCGTGCACCTCGTCCTAGCGGTCCTCGGGCCCGCGCTCGCACCGTACCGGTACACCGAATTTCACATGACGCACCTGCTCGAGGCGCCGTCCCGGCAGTTCCTCGCGGGCACGGACCAGTTCGGGCGCGATCAGTTAAGCCGCGTCATGTGGGGAGCGCGCGGCACGCTCACGCTCGCCGTCGTCAGCACGGTGCTCGGTGAAGCGCTCGGCGTGACGGTCGGCCTCGTCGGCGGGTACTATCGCGGCGTCGTCGACGAGGTCCTGATGCGAACGATGGACGCGCTGATGGCCTTTCCGTCGATCCTGCTCGCGATGCTGATCCTTACGAGCCTCGGCCACAGCCCGACGTACGTGGTCATCGGCATCGCCGTCGTCTTCATGCCGCGGGCCGCGCGGGTGCTGCGCGGCGTGGTCCTGAGCCTCGCCGCGTCCGAGTTCGTCGACGCGGCCCGCGCCCGGGGCGAGCGCGGATGGTACATCCTCTTCCGCGAGTTGCTGCCCAACGCGTGGACGCCGATTATTGTGGACACGACCATCCGCTTCAGTTACTCGATCCTGCTCGCCACGTCCCTCGGCTTCCTCGGCCTGGGCGCCGCGCCGCCAAGCCCCGACTGGGGCCTCATGATCAACGAGGCGCTGCCCTTCCTCAACCAGGCGCCCTGGCTCGCGCTGCCGCCGGCGGTCGCGATCTCGAGCGCGGTCGTGGGCGCGAACCTGCTCGGCGACGGCATCCAGGCCAGCCTGAGGCCAGAGTAGCATGGCCGCCCGGGCAGCACCAACGGGAACCACCACCGGGACGCCGGTCCTGGACGTGCGGGACCTCGAGGTCGTCTACCGGACGGCGCGCGGTCCGGTCAACGCCGTCCGCGGCGTGTCGTTCGCCGTCGCGGCGGGAGAGATCTTCGGGCTCGTCGGCGAGTCGGGCTCGGGGAAGAGCACCGTGGGGTTCGGCGTCATGGGCGCGCTGCGCCCACCGGCCGCCGTGCGGGGCGACGTGCGCTACCGCGGTGAGCCGCTCCTCACCAAATCCCCGGCCGCGCTGCGCGCGCTGTGGGGGCGGCGGCTGTCGATCGTGTTCCAGAATCCCGGCAGCACGCTCAATCCCGTCCTGCGCGTCGGCGCCCAGGTCATGGAGGTGCTGCAAGAACACGAAGGACTCGACCGCGCGGCTGCCTTCACGAAGACCGTCGAGCTGTTCAATGCGGTGCAGCTCCCCGATCCGGCCGGCGTGGCCGTCAAGTATCCTCACCAACTCAGCGGCGGCCAGCAGCAGCGCGTGTCGATTGCGATGGCGCTGGCGTGCGATCCGGATCTGCTCGTGATGGACGAGCCGACGACGGGATTGGACGTCACGACCGAAGCCCGCATCCTCCAGCTGGTGCGGTCCCTGCGTGCGCGCACCGGCGCGGCGATCCTCTACATCTCGCACAACCTGGCGGTGATCGCGCAGCTCTGCGACACCGTCGGGGTCATGTACGCCGGCGAACTGGTGGAGACGGGGCCGGTCGCCGATGTCTTCGCCAGGCCCACGCATCCCTACACGCTGGCGCTGCTCCGGTGCCTGCCCCGCGTGGACGCGCCGTCCGCGCAGCGATTGCTGCCCGCGATCGAAGGCGCGCTGCCCGATCCGGCCGCGCCGGTAACCCACTGCCAGTTCGCGCCGCGGTGCGCGATGGCCGAGGACCGGTGCCGCCGGGAGCCACCGCCGCTGGTGGAGGCCCGGCCGGGCCGGGCGAGCCGGTGCTTCTTCTGGGAGAAGGTCCCGGGGCCGGACACGGTGCCTCCCGAAAGCATCCGCGCGGCGAGCCGGGCCGTCGACGCGGGAGCGGCCGTGCTCGAGGCGCACGGACTCACGCACCAGTATGGGACGCCGGGACGCCGCCTCGCTCCCGGACTTGGCGCCCCGCCACTTCGGGCGCTCGACAACGTGTCCCTCACGGTCTTCGGCCGGGAGGCTCTCGCGATCATCGGCGAGAGCGGATCGGGCAAGACCACGCTTGGCCGCTGCCTCGTCGGGGTGCTGCAGCCGACCGCGGGCGAGATCACGCTGCGGGGCCGCGCGCTGCCGCGGCGTCCCGAACGGTGGACGCGGTCCACGCGGCGCCACATCCAGATTGTCTTCCAGAATCCGGACCTGACGTTGAACCCGCGCCGGACCGTGTTCGAGGCGGTGGCCCGGCCGCTGGAGCTGTTCGGCGGGGGCACCCGCGAGGACCGGCGCATACGGGCAACGGCGCTGCTCGAGGCGGTCAAACTCGGCGCGCGGTATCTCGACCGGCTGCCGCATCAACTGAGCGGCGGCGAGCGGCAGCGCGTGGCTATCGCGCGCGCCTTTGCCGCCGATCCCGACATCGTGGTCTGCGACGAGCCGACCTCGGCGCTCGACGTGTCGGTCCAGGCGACGATTCTCAACCTGCTGGTCGTTCTTCAAGACTCGCGCGGGGTTTCATACGTGTTCA encodes the following:
- a CDS encoding ABC transporter substrate-binding protein — translated: MDRKTGMLSRRRLLQYGAATAAAAALQPVTLAGSGAASAAPKRGGTLKIAWASSPLSIDPAYAVSGDEYMITAAIYDNLTRVDEKFVVHPQLASGWSSNAHGDVWTFNLRRGVKFHHGRELNARDVVFTFERILDPKNGSPARTSVGPIDKIEAADDYTVRFRLSIPYADLPISLGTTYARILPADRAALIKTAPSGTGPFRLAEFRPGAYTRMVRFQNYWDPGRPYLDELWEVNMPAMAAQVAALTGGSVHAMFEVPASYMPALQTPGVSVVSVKSPGFQPLTMNNAEKPFNDVRVRQALKYLVDRDALIKAVWQGHASTGEDHSVPSFSPYYAATTPTHTYDVAKAKSLLAEAGYGSGLNIELWTSNERVGLQELAVAYQQMAAPAGVKIDVKNVPWSVHVATVYKKKPFYANNWFGRASIDETLYPYFRTGGGFNDAYSNKDVDTLLDTGRATTDFKKRKEFYARAEQVIHVDGPWVVPYFTMYTAAMRSNVKGVAVHPLRWWDFREAYFEG
- a CDS encoding ABC transporter permease, which gives rise to MRSLGFIARRLGALAVVLAVVSVLVFAVVQLLPGDVATEILGTSATPEDLAALRLKLGLTRPAPVRYAEWIGGVVRGDWGQSLLYQMPVRPLVLEGLGRSAVLAGLALLIAVPLSIGLGVVAALRRDRPLDHAISTLTLIALSLPEFVWGTLLILLLAYRFRIFPPSSMVDPQASLASQAARFVLPVLTLILALLAQMTRMTRASMIDAIRQPFTEAARLRGLRPRRVVAHALRNALLPTVGIVALNVGFLLGGIVIVETIFSYPGLGRLLVDSVNHRDVPMLQMATLVVASAYGLANLGADIVYAYLDPRIRY
- a CDS encoding RidA family protein, which translates into the protein MAKQFIRSFEGAKLPYRHHANGMFSMAIRTKGDFIFFRGQTGYDIEGNFVGEGDAGAQAEQACKNIKQLAEEAGGSIKDVCKLTVYVTDVKYRKAVYAMIDKYFEGVKHCSTGVVCSGLALPHLFVEIDAFAVIDR
- a CDS encoding MmgE/PrpD family protein, producing the protein MATTPTAVLARYTATASLDGVPAPVVQRVKELILDHLGCALGGSRTPLARAAADVAGGGGGATVVGTSIKAAPGPAAFANAMAANALDYDDTGPTGHPGATIIPAALALAETRRLRGDAFMLAVLVGYEVWAHIRGAIQPSWERRVLVYGNGVTQTFGAAAASARLLGLDVERTLCAFGLAGAFAPLPHDGKVGWDEDRVSWVKDNVAWPAEGGLRAALLAERGFGATREILDGERGLWIMAGSDRCDFDRMIRGVGTEFDLLGVSSKPYPCCRWLHSTVDALRQVMTAHHMEPREVRRVTVRSMAPLVDWFQIRRPATMVDAEFSVPHAVAMTLLGRPRPDWWLEANRTDPAVLALIDRVAVELDETAQAEYAQNRNSARIPSTVAVETARGTFEHSRKLCHGGPDDPMTWQEIEEKFRELAEPVIGGRRAAAVLQMVTELEAVGSLEELTGALSRA
- a CDS encoding ABC transporter ATP-binding protein — protein: MAARAAPTGTTTGTPVLDVRDLEVVYRTARGPVNAVRGVSFAVAAGEIFGLVGESGSGKSTVGFGVMGALRPPAAVRGDVRYRGEPLLTKSPAALRALWGRRLSIVFQNPGSTLNPVLRVGAQVMEVLQEHEGLDRAAAFTKTVELFNAVQLPDPAGVAVKYPHQLSGGQQQRVSIAMALACDPDLLVMDEPTTGLDVTTEARILQLVRSLRARTGAAILYISHNLAVIAQLCDTVGVMYAGELVETGPVADVFARPTHPYTLALLRCLPRVDAPSAQRLLPAIEGALPDPAAPVTHCQFAPRCAMAEDRCRREPPPLVEARPGRASRCFFWEKVPGPDTVPPESIRAASRAVDAGAAVLEAHGLTHQYGTPGRRLAPGLGAPPLRALDNVSLTVFGREALAIIGESGSGKTTLGRCLVGVLQPTAGEITLRGRALPRRPERWTRSTRRHIQIVFQNPDLTLNPRRTVFEAVARPLELFGGGTREDRRIRATALLEAVKLGARYLDRLPHQLSGGERQRVAIARAFAADPDIVVCDEPTSALDVSVQATILNLLVVLQDSRGVSYVFISHDLSVVRHLADRVMVIYRGSVVEEGRTEDVFGSPRHEYTKALLAAVPTFKTRAEA
- a CDS encoding ABC transporter permease, which gives rise to MAELLPPAASPLPVGPAAAARRWMALRRAAGALRGSKAATVGAAILAVHLVLAVLGPALAPYRYTEFHMTHLLEAPSRQFLAGTDQFGRDQLSRVMWGARGTLTLAVVSTVLGEALGVTVGLVGGYYRGVVDEVLMRTMDALMAFPSILLAMLILTSLGHSPTYVVIGIAVVFMPRAARVLRGVVLSLAASEFVDAARARGERGWYILFRELLPNAWTPIIVDTTIRFSYSILLATSLGFLGLGAAPPSPDWGLMINEALPFLNQAPWLALPPAVAISSAVVGANLLGDGIQASLRPE